Within the Candidatus Woesearchaeota archaeon genome, the region TTTAACAGGCCTTCCAAAAGAGCTTGGTGCATGGGAAGACATCACCAAGGAGAGCCAAACGATCGAGGTGTACATTGAGCGCCGAAAATTCGGCAAGAAATACACCATCATCAGCGGGATTGATGCAAAAGACATCAATCTCGATGACATCGCAAAAAAGCTCAAAAACAAGCTTGCATGCGGTGGCTCAGCAAAAAACGGTATGATCGAACTCCAAGGAGATCACAAGGCGAAGATGCGTAAAGCCCTCGAATCTTTGGGTTTCGCACCTGAATCGATAGTGATCAAATGATCTTGCGCGAGGAACTCATTGGGAGATCCGTGCAAGCAGTCGACAAGTACACCAACCAAACAATAACAGGTGTCATCGTCGATGAGACATACCACACGTTTATCATAAATGATAAGCGTGTCGTCAAAAAAGACGTCATACTCAAACTGAACCAACACGTGATTGACGGGTCGTTACTTGAAAAACGACCTCATGATCGTATAAAAGCAAAGTTCAGAATAAAAAAGGAAACAAAACTATGAACACAGCAACACGAGGAAAAACCTTCGAAGGAACAGTTGTATCTGCAAAGATGCAAAAAACAGTCATCGTAGAATGGGAAGGACGACGCTACATTCCCAAGTACGAGAGATATGAGAAAACAAGAACCCGTGTTAGTGCTCACAACCCTGAAAACATAAACGCACAAGAAGGGGATCGTGTTCAAATAAAAGAAACTCGCCCCCTCTCAAAAACAAAACATTTCATCATCACAAAAGTGCTTGGAAAAGAGGATGACTACATCCTTGAAAAAGAACTCGGTGAAGAAGGAAAGCACAAAAAGACAAAAAAACAACAAAAAAATCTAGAAAAAACTGAGGAAGAACAATGAAAGCGCACAAAGGAAAAGTCACAAAGGCAATCCTCTTAGGAGCAAAACTCCCTTGCTGTGACAACTCAGGTGCTAAAATTATCAAAGTAGTTTCAGTAAAAGGAGCAAAAACAAGTAAAGGAAGACCTGCATCCGCAGGAGTCGGAAGCCTCATACTCGCATCAGTTAAAAAAGGAAAACCAGACATTCGAAAACAAGTTGTTCCAGCAGTCATTGTCAGGCAAAGAAAAGAGTTTCGAAGACCTGATGGAACACGTATAAAATTTGAAGACAACGCAGCAGTTGTGCTCAAAGATGACAAAGGAAATCCAAAAGGAACGATCTTTAAAGGTCCTGTGGCAAAAGAAGCAGCAGAACGCTTCCCAGGAATAGCAAAGGTCGCAAGTATTATCGTATAAAATGAAAAAACTCTTTTCAACTAAATGGAAGTCAAGTAAGCAACCTCGAAAACAGCGCAAGTTTAGAGCTAGAGCTCCCTTGCACATAAAACAAAAATTCATGGGTGCTCATCTAAGTAAAGAACTTCGCGAAAAACACAATACAAGATCTCTTCCCGTACGATCAGGAGATAAGGTAAAAGTCATGATTGGTCAGTTCAAAGGAAAAGAAGGGAAAGTTGATAGAGTGTCACGCATTAAAGGGAAGATTTACGTTACAGGATGTGAGTTAGTCAAGCGCGATGGTTCCACAGTACCCTATCCTATTCACCCATCCAACGTCATGATCACAGAACTTGCAGAAGATAAGAAGAGGATTAAAGGAGAATAACCATGGTCAAAAATCATCTTAAACGAATAGCAACGCCAAGGACGTGGCACGTCGCTCGTAAGCAGTCTAAGTTCATCACGAGACCAAATCCAGGAGCACATCCATTTGAGCAATCAATGGCACTCTCAACGTTCTTGCGCGAAGTACTCAAAGTTGCAAAGACCGCAAGAGAAGTACGATTCATCCTTCATAATTCACAAGTACTCGTTGATGGAAAGAGAAGACGAGATGAAAAATTCAACATAGGACTTATGGATACTATTTCCTTTCCAGAATCAAAACAACAATTCAGAGTAACTCTTGATGCTAAGGGAAGACTCAGCGCAGTTGAAATTGATGAAAAAGAAGCAAATAAGAAAATCTCCCAGGTAAAAAGTATCAAGACTGTAAAAGGCAAAAAAACTCAATTGGGCCTTGCAGATGGAAGATGCATCTTTATTGATAAGAACGATTACGCTCGAGGAGATGTAGTTTTGATTGAACTTCCATCACAAAAAATACTCAAACATTTCAAATGCGAAAAGAAAAAACCAATCCTCCTTGTAGGTGGGAAGCATGCAGGAAAAAAGGCAGTAATTGACCATCTTGAAGATGATATGATCGTCTTCGAAACGGAAAACAAGGAAAAATTCGAAACAAAAAAAGAATACGCATTTATCACAGGAGATAAGGAGCCAGAAGTAACACTATGAATCCCATGCAGAACATTCGGATAGAGAAAGTAACGCTCAATGTGGGTGCGGGAAAATCAACAGACGTACTTGACAAAGGTGTAAAACTCCTCACAAATATTACTGGACGAACGCCTGTTCGCACAATTACTCAAAAAAGAATTGCGCAGTGGGGAATAAGACCTGGTCTTTCAGTTGGTGCGAAGGTAACGCTTAGAGGGGATCAAGCAACTCAGATCCTCAAAAGGCTCTTACAGGCAAAAGATAACCAACTCTCACCAAAACAATGTGATGATCACGGAAATGTTTCCTTTGGAATTCCAGAGTACATAGACATTCCAGATACAAAATACGACCCAGAAATAGGTATTATGGGTTTTGAAGTTGCAGTAACGCTTTCAAGACCTGGCTTTCGGGTGAAAAAAAGAAGGTTAAAACGCTCAAAAATCGGGAAAAATCATCAAATACGACAAGAAGAAACCATTGCTTTTTTAAAAGAGCAGTTTCAGGTCAGCTTCGACGAGGACGAATCATGACAACATCCGATTATAGAAAAATGCTCAAACAGCTCGAATCCAAGCCGGGCAAGTATATAAAATTCAAAAAACTCAACGCTCCCAAGGAGCGCAGCTGCGGAAAAGCAACGATTAGTTGCAAGCGCTGTGGATCACACAGAGGAATGATCTCAAAATATCACCTGTACTTGTGCAGGAGATGTTTTAGAGAAATCGCAACCCGAATAGGGTTTAAAAAATTCAACTGAAAATGGCTCTTAACGATACTCTTGCAGCAGCACTTTCAAAAATTAACAACGCAGCAAAGTCGCAAAAAACACAAGTAGAAATTAGACCTTGTTCAAAGATCATCAAACAAGTTCTTGCAATCATGCAAGACAATCACTACGTAGGTGCGCATACTATTCGCGAAGACGCGAAAGGAGATACGCTCGTACTCAACCTTATCGACCAGCTAAACAAATGCGGAGCAATAAAACCGCGCCACGCAGTCGCAATTGATGAGTACGAAAAATGGGAAAAAAGATTCCTTCCTGCAAAAGGATTTGGAATCTTACTTGTCTCAACTAATAAAGGTATTATGACCCACACCCAGGCAAAAGAACAAAGACTCGGAGGAAGACTCCTCGCATACTGCTACTAATCACAAAACCATGGCAAACATCAAAGAACAAAAAATAACACTTCCCGAAGGAGTCAGTGCTAGTTTCGAAAATGATATCCTCACTGTTAAAGGACCCGAAGGGGAAGTAAGTCGTTTGTTCAAAGTACCTCTCCTTGTTTTAAACATAGAAGGAAACACCATTTCACTTACAACCAAAAGAGATGGAAAACGTTCAAAAACACTCCTTAACACCTGGAATGCTCATATTAAGAATATGGTTCGAGGAGTAACACAAGGTCACGAGTATGAATTAAAAATCTGCTCAGGCCATTTCCCCATGTCAGTTTCCCTTAAGGGAAATCAACTCGAGGTAAAAAATTTCCTTGGGGAAAAAGTTCCCCGCGTCCTAACATTAAAAGAAGGAGCTCAAGTTAAGGTCGATGGAGATAAAATTTACGTGAAAAGTGTGGATATTGAAAGAGCAGGTCAAGTCGCAGCGGACATTGAAAAACTCACACGCATCACTAACAGAGATATTCGTATTTTCCAAGATGGAATATACATCATCAAAAAATCAGGAAGAGAACCATTCGTATGAAAGAACTCCTAACTGTACGTGCGCAGATCAAGAAGAGAAAACCCCACTTCAAACGCTATGATGCGGGAAAGAAGAAACGGTTAAGCCTAGCTTGGAGAAGCGTACGCGCAAAAACAAACAAGATTGGAAGAAAAGGATACCCTCGAGCTCCTGCTCTTGGTTTTTCAAGTCCTCGCGCAATTAGAGGTTTCTCTAAAGAAGGCCTCGAACAAGTTATGGTATACACCTCTTCAGATCTTGAATCAATTGACGCAAAAACCCAAGGAGCTATTATAAGCGCAGGTCTTGGGGCAAAAAAACGTATTGAATTACTCAAAAAAGCAATAGAGAAGAAAATTAACGTACTTAACATTAAAGATCCAAAAAAGTACATTGAAGAAATTGAGAACAAACGTGCTGAAAAGAAAAAACTGCGCGAGGAAAAAGTAACAAAAAAATCAGCAGCGCAGAAAAAATCTGAGAAGAAAGAAAGCAAACTTGAAGAATCCACTAAGGATGAAGCTGATAAAAAAGCTCAAGGTATTAAACAACAAGAAAAAATAATCACACAAAAACAATGAATCTTAAACTACAAAAGCGGATAGCAGCAGATGTGTTTAAATCATCACCAAAACGTGTCTGGTTTGACCAGGCTCACGTTGAGGATATTAAAGAAGCGATTACCAAAGAAGATATCCGAGCACTCATCTCACAAGGAATCATACGAGAAAAACCACCTGCAAATACATCACGTGCACGTGCAAGAAAAAACCTTGTGCAGAAGAGAAAGGGTTTAAGAAGAGGTCATGGTTCACGCAAGGGACGCGCAACTGCTCGTCTACCATCAAAACTTGCATGGATGGCAAAAGTTCGTGCACAAAGAGCATTTATTAAAGAACTCCTCACCAAAGGAATCATTGAGAAAACAACCTACAACGACTTTTACAGAAAAGTAAAGGGTGGTTTTTTCAGAAGCCGAAGACACATTAAACTATATATGAACGATAATAATCTTGCTAAAAAATGAAAAACGTCTACTCAAAACGAAGAACGGTACCTCTAAGGAGGAAAAGAGAGGGAAAGACAGACTACAAGCTAAGACTTGGCCTTCTCAAATCAGGCGTTCCACGATTGGTCATTCGAAAAAGTAACGCTCACACAAGCGCTCAGATTATCGCATACGAACCACAAGGAGATAAAGTGCTTGTAAGCGCTCATTCACGAGAGCTTAAAAAATTAGGATACACACAATCAACTTCAAACACGCCTGCTGCATATCTGGTAGGCGCACTCATTGCAAAAAGAGCACAAGAAAAAGGAGTTACTGAAGCGGTGGCAGATTTTGGACTGCAAGTGCTTCCAAAAGGAGGAAAACTCTACGCAGTTCTCAAAGGAGCTATCGATGCAGGACTACAAGTTCCTGTTGATGAAGAAGTGCTCCCAGCACAGGAGAGAATTAGCGGTGAGCACATCGCACATGAAAAAGCACAAGACACACGTTCAGAATTCGAAAAAGTGAAAGGAACATTACTATGAAACAAGAAGAAGAACAGAAACAACAGGTTGAAGAATCTGAAGCTCTCGACGAATCTCTTAAGGAAGTCGAGGATGTTGAAGAATCGGCAGAAGCAGCGAAAAAAGCACCTGTTGTCACTAAACACGAAGAATGGGTTCCAAAAACAGAACTCGGAAGAAAAGTTCTTAGTGGGGAAATCACATCTGTTGATCAGATTCTTGATAAGGGTCTTCGAATAATGGAGCCTGAAATTGTAGACATACTCCTTCCCAATCTTGAAACAGATCTTCTCCTTATTGGTCAATCTAAAGGTAAGTTTGGAGGTGGATCCAGACGGGTCTTCAGACAAACGCAGAAGAAAACAAAGGAAGGAAATAAGCCTAGCTTTGCAACAATTGCAATTGTAGGTGATCGCAACGGTCATATTGGAATGGGTTATGGAAAATCCCGTGAAACAGTTCCTGCAAGGGAAAAAGCAATTCGTAATGCAAAACTTAATCTCATTAAGATTCGCAGGGGTTCTGGTTCTTGGGAAGATCTCTCAACAGAGCCAAACTCCATTCCTTTCGCAGTACAAGGAAAATGTGGTTCAGTAAAAGTCACGTTAATGCCCGCGCCAAAAGGTAAGGGTCTTATTGCGCAGAGTGAAACCAGTAAAATCCTTGCGCTTGCAGGAATTAAAGATATTTGGACGAAAACGCAAGGAAAAACTGCAACGCGAATCAACTGTGCAAAAGCAGTTTTCGAAGCGCTTAAAAACCTCTCAAAGGTTAAAATTCACGATAAACACGTAGAGGAGCTCAAAATAGAATGAAAATCGCAGCAATACGGATAAGAGGCCTTGTTAAAGTAAATAAAGAAATCAAGGACACTCTTACAATGCTTAAATTACACAAAAAACACACCTGTGTAGTGCTTGAAGCAAATGATAGTGTTCTTGGAATGCTCAAAAAAGCAAAAGACTACATAACCTTCGGCCC harbors:
- a CDS encoding translation initiation factor translates to MTEIDPLTGLPKELGAWEDITKESQTIEVYIERRKFGKKYTIISGIDAKDINLDDIAKKLKNKLACGGSAKNGMIELQGDHKAKMRKALESLGFAPESIVIK
- a CDS encoding 30S ribosomal protein S17; the encoded protein is MNTATRGKTFEGTVVSAKMQKTVIVEWEGRRYIPKYERYEKTRTRVSAHNPENINAQEGDRVQIKETRPLSKTKHFIITKVLGKEDDYILEKELGEEGKHKKTKKQQKNLEKTEEEQ
- a CDS encoding 50S ribosomal protein L14, translated to MKAHKGKVTKAILLGAKLPCCDNSGAKIIKVVSVKGAKTSKGRPASAGVGSLILASVKKGKPDIRKQVVPAVIVRQRKEFRRPDGTRIKFEDNAAVVLKDDKGNPKGTIFKGPVAKEAAERFPGIAKVASIIV
- a CDS encoding 50S ribosomal protein L24; the encoded protein is MKKLFSTKWKSSKQPRKQRKFRARAPLHIKQKFMGAHLSKELREKHNTRSLPVRSGDKVKVMIGQFKGKEGKVDRVSRIKGKIYVTGCELVKRDGSTVPYPIHPSNVMITELAEDKKRIKGE
- a CDS encoding 30S ribosomal protein S4e, giving the protein MVKNHLKRIATPRTWHVARKQSKFITRPNPGAHPFEQSMALSTFLREVLKVAKTAREVRFILHNSQVLVDGKRRRDEKFNIGLMDTISFPESKQQFRVTLDAKGRLSAVEIDEKEANKKISQVKSIKTVKGKKTQLGLADGRCIFIDKNDYARGDVVLIELPSQKILKHFKCEKKKPILLVGGKHAGKKAVIDHLEDDMIVFETENKEKFETKKEYAFITGDKEPEVTL
- a CDS encoding 50S ribosomal protein L5 is translated as MNPMQNIRIEKVTLNVGAGKSTDVLDKGVKLLTNITGRTPVRTITQKRIAQWGIRPGLSVGAKVTLRGDQATQILKRLLQAKDNQLSPKQCDDHGNVSFGIPEYIDIPDTKYDPEIGIMGFEVAVTLSRPGFRVKKRRLKRSKIGKNHQIRQEETIAFLKEQFQVSFDEDES
- a CDS encoding 30S ribosomal protein S14 — its product is MLKQLESKPGKYIKFKKLNAPKERSCGKATISCKRCGSHRGMISKYHLYLCRRCFREIATRIGFKKFN
- a CDS encoding 30S ribosomal protein S8, with the protein product MALNDTLAAALSKINNAAKSQKTQVEIRPCSKIIKQVLAIMQDNHYVGAHTIREDAKGDTLVLNLIDQLNKCGAIKPRHAVAIDEYEKWEKRFLPAKGFGILLVSTNKGIMTHTQAKEQRLGGRLLAYCY
- the rpl6p gene encoding 50S ribosomal protein L6; the protein is MANIKEQKITLPEGVSASFENDILTVKGPEGEVSRLFKVPLLVLNIEGNTISLTTKRDGKRSKTLLNTWNAHIKNMVRGVTQGHEYELKICSGHFPMSVSLKGNQLEVKNFLGEKVPRVLTLKEGAQVKVDGDKIYVKSVDIERAGQVAADIEKLTRITNRDIRIFQDGIYIIKKSGREPFV
- the rpl32e gene encoding 50S ribosomal protein L32e (contacts helix 25 of domain II of the 23S rRNA), whose amino-acid sequence is MKELLTVRAQIKKRKPHFKRYDAGKKKRLSLAWRSVRAKTNKIGRKGYPRAPALGFSSPRAIRGFSKEGLEQVMVYTSSDLESIDAKTQGAIISAGLGAKKRIELLKKAIEKKINVLNIKDPKKYIEEIENKRAEKKKLREEKVTKKSAAQKKSEKKESKLEESTKDEADKKAQGIKQQEKIITQKQ
- a CDS encoding 50S ribosomal protein L19e; protein product: MNLKLQKRIAADVFKSSPKRVWFDQAHVEDIKEAITKEDIRALISQGIIREKPPANTSRARARKNLVQKRKGLRRGHGSRKGRATARLPSKLAWMAKVRAQRAFIKELLTKGIIEKTTYNDFYRKVKGGFFRSRRHIKLYMNDNNLAKK
- a CDS encoding 50S ribosomal protein L18, whose amino-acid sequence is MKNVYSKRRTVPLRRKREGKTDYKLRLGLLKSGVPRLVIRKSNAHTSAQIIAYEPQGDKVLVSAHSRELKKLGYTQSTSNTPAAYLVGALIAKRAQEKGVTEAVADFGLQVLPKGGKLYAVLKGAIDAGLQVPVDEEVLPAQERISGEHIAHEKAQDTRSEFEKVKGTLL
- a CDS encoding 30S ribosomal protein S5, with protein sequence MKQEEEQKQQVEESEALDESLKEVEDVEESAEAAKKAPVVTKHEEWVPKTELGRKVLSGEITSVDQILDKGLRIMEPEIVDILLPNLETDLLLIGQSKGKFGGGSRRVFRQTQKKTKEGNKPSFATIAIVGDRNGHIGMGYGKSRETVPAREKAIRNAKLNLIKIRRGSGSWEDLSTEPNSIPFAVQGKCGSVKVTLMPAPKGKGLIAQSETSKILALAGIKDIWTKTQGKTATRINCAKAVFEALKNLSKVKIHDKHVEELKIE